One Microplitis demolitor isolate Queensland-Clemson2020A chromosome 2, iyMicDemo2.1a, whole genome shotgun sequence DNA segment encodes these proteins:
- the LOC103579670 gene encoding tyrosine-protein phosphatase non-receptor type 4 isoform X2 produces MMCVCVDIKGYRRRLGILSGRWLTHLVQVVDMIESVSRRALSGSSGSYHVRGAELARDRRLKSLAATVVFLDDTQHTFQLDKRAKGQILLDLVFQHLELIEKDYFGLQYTENGAAVCPNSDAMRWLDPSKPVKKQIRSGQFFFKVKFYVSDPSKLQEEYTRYQFYLQIRRDILQGKLQLPTSTACLIASYTAQSELGDYHPEEHGPGYLSRLQLIPGQTEEMEKKICELHKLHKGQLPADAEFNFLDHVKRLDMYGVELHKARDSTNKEIQLGVTSIGLVVFQNNIKINVFSWSKIVKISFKRKQFFIQLRREQSENYDTLLGFNMQTYRSSKNLWKACVEHHTFFRLHSPKMRPRRFPLTLSSRFTYSGRTEFQTVEDGKHRARVERTFIRSPSKRLVHGVNQVPIVEEKGKVVSAPARPPRPYDNKVQSLGSREPRQAWVEGNPSDDEGGFLSLREEINTQGGAFSPVLGSRILSYVDDDTTGERNIYDLPDYSEPTSSPAPQILEDGLVTIRLTPDEQGRFGFNVKGGLDLDMPILVSRVAPNTPADRCYPKLNEGDQVLYINGIDVNGMLHEHVVNLIRQSRDTGNGELTLTVRPNALYNALAGTDETSEEEPPYRYVPDAPHAAVGSDALAQSMLLLADGLASGALIAQYEQLYRKNPELTSLESKKAENQNKNRYRDISPYDVTRVILMGCVNGDYINANYVNMEIPGSGIINRYIATQGPLSSTVADFWQMVLEAGSTLVVMLTTLVERGRTKCHQYWPALNETLTLRNLMLISTSEKIEDTFVFREFILRDINTGEERDITHMQYCGWPDHGVPSDWRQFTKFTERVRAARTGMVEPAVVHCSAGIGRTGVLVLMETALCLIEANQPVYPLDIVRSMRDQRAMMIQNASQYKFVCEAVHKAYTEGIAKPLIEFSR; encoded by the exons atgatgtgtgtgtgtgttgatATAAAAGGTTATCGACGGAGACTTGGCATCTTGTCTGGAAGGTGGCTGACTCACCTAGTCCAGGTTGTTGATATGATCGAGAGTGTGTCGAGACGAGCGCTGAGTGGCTCCAGTGGGAGCTACCACGTTCGAGGAGCCGAGCTGGCGCGCGATCGGAGATTGAAGTCACTGGCAGCTACTGTAGTCTTTCTTGATGATACCCAGCACACCTTTCAACTTGAT aaacgTGCAAAAGGTCAAATATTACTGGATCTAGTGTTCCAGCACTTGGAACTCATTGAAAAAGACTACTTTGGCTTGCAGTATACGGAAAATGGTGCCGCTGTGTGTCCGAATTCAGATGCTatg aGATGGCTAGACCCTTCGAAGCCGGTTAAAAAGCAGATAAGAA GCGGGCAATTCTTCTTCAAAGTTAAATTCTATGTTTCTGATCCGAGTAAACTGCAAGAAGAGTACACGAGGTATCAGTTTTATCTGCAGATCAGAAGAGACATTCTTCAAGGGAAGCTTCAACTTCCTACTAGTACTGCTTGTTTAATTGCAAGTTACACTGCGCAGT CTGAATTGGGTGACTATCATCCGGAAGAACATGGACCTGGTTACTTATCACGGCTGCAACTTATCCCCGGACAGACTGAAgaaatggagaaaaaaatttgcgagCTTCATAAACTTCATAa AGGACAATTACCAGCGGATGcagaattcaattttctagaCCATGTGAAGCGGCTGGACATGTACGGAGTTGAATTGCATAAGGCAAGG gaCTCAACGAACAAAGAGATACAATTAGGAGTAACGTCGATAGGTCTAGTTGTCTTCcagaataatattaaaatcaacgTATTTTCCTGGTCGAAAATCGTCAAGATTTCATTCAAACGGAAACagttttttattcagttaaGAAGAGAACAg TCGGAAAATTATGACACCTTACTGGGGTTCAACATGCAAACATATCgtagttcaaaaaatttatggaaagCGTGTGTTGAACACCACACATTCTTTAGACTTCACAGTCCGAAAATGCGACCACGTCGTTTCCCATTGACCCTCAGCAGCCGTTTTACTTACTCAGGCCGCACTGAGTTCCAAACAGTCGAAGATGGAAAACACCGAGCCCGCGTTGAAAGAACATTCATACG TTCACCAAGCAAACGTCTAGTTCACGGAGTAAACCAAGTGCCAATTGTCGAAGAGAAAGGCAAAGTAGTAAGTGCACCAGCAAGACCTCCAAGACCATACGACAACAAAGTCCAGTCTTTAGGATCCCGAGAACCGCGACAAGCCTGGGTCGAGGGGAATCCCAGTGACGA TGAGGGTGGTTTTTTGTCCCTCAGAGAGGAGATAAACACCCAAGGCGGAGCATTTTCTCCAGTTCTGGGCTCAAGAATTCTCAGTTACGTTGACGACGACACCACTGGCGAGAGAAACATCTACGATTTGCCGGACTACAGCGAGCCGACTAGTTCTCCAGCGCCACAG ATATTGGAAGATGGTTTGGTGACAATAAGACTGACACCAGATGAGCAAGGCCGTTTTGGTTTCAATGTGAAAGGAGGTCTGGACCTTGATATGCCCATCTTGGTGTCTCGTGTTGCGCCAAACACACCTGCTGATCGGTGTTACCCAAAGTTAAATGAAGGCGATCAG GTTTTGTATATAAACGGTATTGACGTCAACGGGATGCTACATGAACACGtggttaatttaataagacaGTCTCGAGACACGGGTAATGGAGAATTGACCTTGACTGTCCGTCCAAATGCACTCTATAATGCACTTGCTGGGACTGATGAGACTTCTGAAGAAGAACCTCCTTACag atatgTACCTGACGCACCGCACGCAGCAGTTGGATCCGATGCTCTGGCCCAATCAATGCTTCTGCTAGCAGACGGACTCGCAAGCGGAGCATTAATTGCTCAATACGAGCAACTTTACCGCAAAAATCCAGAGCTGACGTCCCTTGAGTCCAAAAAAGCCGAGAACCAAAACAAGAACCGGTACCGTGACATCTCGCCCTATGATGTGACGCGAGTGATTTTGATGGGCTGCGTCAACGGCGATTACATAAACGCGAACTACGTCAACATGGAAATCCCCGGCTCGGGAATAATAAACCGGTACATCGCGACTCAAGGTCCCCTGTCTTCCACAGTAGCAGACTTCTGGCAAATGGTCCTCGAAGCCGGCAGCACTCTCGTCGTCATGTTGACGACCCTCGTCGAACGCGGCCGCACTAAATGCCACCAGTACTGGCCTGCTCTCAATGAAACTCTGACCCTAAGAAACCTCATGCTCATTTCAACCTCCGAGAAAATCGAAGACACTTTCGTCTTCCGCGAGTTCATTCTTCGCGACATCAAC ACTGGAGAAGAAAGAGACATAACGCACATGCAGTATTGCGGATGGCCCGACCACGGAGTACCCAGTGACTGGCGCCAGTTCACTAAATTTACCGAGCGAGTTCGCGCCGCGAGAACGGGAATGGTTGAACCAGCAGTCGTCCATTGCTCGGCGGGTATCGGTCGCACTGGAGTCTTGGTGCTTATGGAAACAGCTTTGTGTCTTATTGAAGCCAACCAACCTGTCTATCCACTAGATATCGTTAGATCCATGAGAGATCAACGGGCGATGATGATTCAAAATGCT
- the LOC103579670 gene encoding tyrosine-protein phosphatase non-receptor type 4 isoform X5: MIESVSRRALSGSSGSYHVRGAELARDRRLKSLAATVVFLDDTQHTFQLDKRAKGQILLDLVFQHLELIEKDYFGLQYTENGAAVCPNSDAMRWLDPSKPVKKQIRSKGGQFFFKVKFYVSDPSKLQEEYTRYQFYLQIRRDILQGKLQLPTSTACLIASYTAQSELGDYHPEEHGPGYLSRLQLIPGQTEEMEKKICELHKLHKGQLPADAEFNFLDHVKRLDMYGVELHKARDSTNKEIQLGVTSIGLVVFQNNIKINVFSWSKIVKISFKRKQFFIQLRREQSENYDTLLGFNMQTYRSSKNLWKACVEHHTFFRLHSPKMRPRRFPLTLSSRFTYSGRTEFQTVEDGKHRARVERTFIRSPSKRLVHGVNQVPIVEEKGKVVSAPARPPRPYDNKVQSLGSREPRQAWVEGNPSDDEGGFLSLREEINTQGGAFSPVLGSRILSYVDDDTTGERNIYDLPDYSEPTSSPAPQILEDGLVTIRLTPDEQGRFGFNVKGGLDLDMPILVSRVAPNTPADRCYPKLNEGDQVLYINGIDVNGMLHEHVVNLIRQSRDTGNGELTLTVRPNALYNALAGTDETSEEEPPYRYVPDAPHAAVGSDALAQSMLLLADGLASGALIAQYEQLYRKNPELTSLESKKAENQNKNRYRDISPYDVTRVILMGCVNGDYINANYVNMEIPGSGIINRYIATQGPLSSTVADFWQMVLEAGSTLVVMLTTLVERGRTKCHQYWPALNETLTLRNLMLISTSEKIEDTFVFREFILRDINTGEERDITHMQYCGWPDHGVPSDWRQFTKFTERVRAARTGMVEPAVVHCSAGIGRTGVLVLMETALCLIEANQPVYPLDIVRSMRDQRAMMIQNASQYKFVCEAVHKAYTEGIAKPLIEFSR, from the exons ATGATCGAGAGTGTGTCGAGACGAGCGCTGAGTGGCTCCAGTGGGAGCTACCACGTTCGAGGAGCCGAGCTGGCGCGCGATCGGAGATTGAAGTCACTGGCAGCTACTGTAGTCTTTCTTGATGATACCCAGCACACCTTTCAACTTGAT aaacgTGCAAAAGGTCAAATATTACTGGATCTAGTGTTCCAGCACTTGGAACTCATTGAAAAAGACTACTTTGGCTTGCAGTATACGGAAAATGGTGCCGCTGTGTGTCCGAATTCAGATGCTatg aGATGGCTAGACCCTTCGAAGCCGGTTAAAAAGCAGATAAGAAGTAAGG GCGGGCAATTCTTCTTCAAAGTTAAATTCTATGTTTCTGATCCGAGTAAACTGCAAGAAGAGTACACGAGGTATCAGTTTTATCTGCAGATCAGAAGAGACATTCTTCAAGGGAAGCTTCAACTTCCTACTAGTACTGCTTGTTTAATTGCAAGTTACACTGCGCAGT CTGAATTGGGTGACTATCATCCGGAAGAACATGGACCTGGTTACTTATCACGGCTGCAACTTATCCCCGGACAGACTGAAgaaatggagaaaaaaatttgcgagCTTCATAAACTTCATAa AGGACAATTACCAGCGGATGcagaattcaattttctagaCCATGTGAAGCGGCTGGACATGTACGGAGTTGAATTGCATAAGGCAAGG gaCTCAACGAACAAAGAGATACAATTAGGAGTAACGTCGATAGGTCTAGTTGTCTTCcagaataatattaaaatcaacgTATTTTCCTGGTCGAAAATCGTCAAGATTTCATTCAAACGGAAACagttttttattcagttaaGAAGAGAACAg TCGGAAAATTATGACACCTTACTGGGGTTCAACATGCAAACATATCgtagttcaaaaaatttatggaaagCGTGTGTTGAACACCACACATTCTTTAGACTTCACAGTCCGAAAATGCGACCACGTCGTTTCCCATTGACCCTCAGCAGCCGTTTTACTTACTCAGGCCGCACTGAGTTCCAAACAGTCGAAGATGGAAAACACCGAGCCCGCGTTGAAAGAACATTCATACG TTCACCAAGCAAACGTCTAGTTCACGGAGTAAACCAAGTGCCAATTGTCGAAGAGAAAGGCAAAGTAGTAAGTGCACCAGCAAGACCTCCAAGACCATACGACAACAAAGTCCAGTCTTTAGGATCCCGAGAACCGCGACAAGCCTGGGTCGAGGGGAATCCCAGTGACGA TGAGGGTGGTTTTTTGTCCCTCAGAGAGGAGATAAACACCCAAGGCGGAGCATTTTCTCCAGTTCTGGGCTCAAGAATTCTCAGTTACGTTGACGACGACACCACTGGCGAGAGAAACATCTACGATTTGCCGGACTACAGCGAGCCGACTAGTTCTCCAGCGCCACAG ATATTGGAAGATGGTTTGGTGACAATAAGACTGACACCAGATGAGCAAGGCCGTTTTGGTTTCAATGTGAAAGGAGGTCTGGACCTTGATATGCCCATCTTGGTGTCTCGTGTTGCGCCAAACACACCTGCTGATCGGTGTTACCCAAAGTTAAATGAAGGCGATCAG GTTTTGTATATAAACGGTATTGACGTCAACGGGATGCTACATGAACACGtggttaatttaataagacaGTCTCGAGACACGGGTAATGGAGAATTGACCTTGACTGTCCGTCCAAATGCACTCTATAATGCACTTGCTGGGACTGATGAGACTTCTGAAGAAGAACCTCCTTACag atatgTACCTGACGCACCGCACGCAGCAGTTGGATCCGATGCTCTGGCCCAATCAATGCTTCTGCTAGCAGACGGACTCGCAAGCGGAGCATTAATTGCTCAATACGAGCAACTTTACCGCAAAAATCCAGAGCTGACGTCCCTTGAGTCCAAAAAAGCCGAGAACCAAAACAAGAACCGGTACCGTGACATCTCGCCCTATGATGTGACGCGAGTGATTTTGATGGGCTGCGTCAACGGCGATTACATAAACGCGAACTACGTCAACATGGAAATCCCCGGCTCGGGAATAATAAACCGGTACATCGCGACTCAAGGTCCCCTGTCTTCCACAGTAGCAGACTTCTGGCAAATGGTCCTCGAAGCCGGCAGCACTCTCGTCGTCATGTTGACGACCCTCGTCGAACGCGGCCGCACTAAATGCCACCAGTACTGGCCTGCTCTCAATGAAACTCTGACCCTAAGAAACCTCATGCTCATTTCAACCTCCGAGAAAATCGAAGACACTTTCGTCTTCCGCGAGTTCATTCTTCGCGACATCAAC ACTGGAGAAGAAAGAGACATAACGCACATGCAGTATTGCGGATGGCCCGACCACGGAGTACCCAGTGACTGGCGCCAGTTCACTAAATTTACCGAGCGAGTTCGCGCCGCGAGAACGGGAATGGTTGAACCAGCAGTCGTCCATTGCTCGGCGGGTATCGGTCGCACTGGAGTCTTGGTGCTTATGGAAACAGCTTTGTGTCTTATTGAAGCCAACCAACCTGTCTATCCACTAGATATCGTTAGATCCATGAGAGATCAACGGGCGATGATGATTCAAAATGCT
- the LOC103579670 gene encoding tyrosine-protein phosphatase non-receptor type 4 isoform X3: protein MMCVCVDIKGYRRRLGILSGRWLTHLVQVVDMIESVSRRALSGSSGSYHVRGAELARDRRLKSLAATVVFLDDTQHTFQLDKRAKGQILLDLVFQHLELIEKDYFGLQYTENGAAVCPNSDAMRWLDPSKPVKKQIRSKGGQFFFKVKFYVSDPSKLQEEYTRYQFYLQIRRDILQGKLQLPTSTACLIASYTAQSELGDYHPEEHGPGYLSRLQLIPGQTEEMEKKICELHKLHKGQLPADAEFNFLDHVKRLDMYGVELHKDSTNKEIQLGVTSIGLVVFQNNIKINVFSWSKIVKISFKRKQFFIQLRREQSENYDTLLGFNMQTYRSSKNLWKACVEHHTFFRLHSPKMRPRRFPLTLSSRFTYSGRTEFQTVEDGKHRARVERTFIRSPSKRLVHGVNQVPIVEEKGKVVSAPARPPRPYDNKVQSLGSREPRQAWVEGNPSDDEGGFLSLREEINTQGGAFSPVLGSRILSYVDDDTTGERNIYDLPDYSEPTSSPAPQILEDGLVTIRLTPDEQGRFGFNVKGGLDLDMPILVSRVAPNTPADRCYPKLNEGDQVLYINGIDVNGMLHEHVVNLIRQSRDTGNGELTLTVRPNALYNALAGTDETSEEEPPYRYVPDAPHAAVGSDALAQSMLLLADGLASGALIAQYEQLYRKNPELTSLESKKAENQNKNRYRDISPYDVTRVILMGCVNGDYINANYVNMEIPGSGIINRYIATQGPLSSTVADFWQMVLEAGSTLVVMLTTLVERGRTKCHQYWPALNETLTLRNLMLISTSEKIEDTFVFREFILRDINTGEERDITHMQYCGWPDHGVPSDWRQFTKFTERVRAARTGMVEPAVVHCSAGIGRTGVLVLMETALCLIEANQPVYPLDIVRSMRDQRAMMIQNASQYKFVCEAVHKAYTEGIAKPLIEFSR, encoded by the exons atgatgtgtgtgtgtgttgatATAAAAGGTTATCGACGGAGACTTGGCATCTTGTCTGGAAGGTGGCTGACTCACCTAGTCCAGGTTGTTGATATGATCGAGAGTGTGTCGAGACGAGCGCTGAGTGGCTCCAGTGGGAGCTACCACGTTCGAGGAGCCGAGCTGGCGCGCGATCGGAGATTGAAGTCACTGGCAGCTACTGTAGTCTTTCTTGATGATACCCAGCACACCTTTCAACTTGAT aaacgTGCAAAAGGTCAAATATTACTGGATCTAGTGTTCCAGCACTTGGAACTCATTGAAAAAGACTACTTTGGCTTGCAGTATACGGAAAATGGTGCCGCTGTGTGTCCGAATTCAGATGCTatg aGATGGCTAGACCCTTCGAAGCCGGTTAAAAAGCAGATAAGAAGTAAGG GCGGGCAATTCTTCTTCAAAGTTAAATTCTATGTTTCTGATCCGAGTAAACTGCAAGAAGAGTACACGAGGTATCAGTTTTATCTGCAGATCAGAAGAGACATTCTTCAAGGGAAGCTTCAACTTCCTACTAGTACTGCTTGTTTAATTGCAAGTTACACTGCGCAGT CTGAATTGGGTGACTATCATCCGGAAGAACATGGACCTGGTTACTTATCACGGCTGCAACTTATCCCCGGACAGACTGAAgaaatggagaaaaaaatttgcgagCTTCATAAACTTCATAa AGGACAATTACCAGCGGATGcagaattcaattttctagaCCATGTGAAGCGGCTGGACATGTACGGAGTTGAATTGCATAAG gaCTCAACGAACAAAGAGATACAATTAGGAGTAACGTCGATAGGTCTAGTTGTCTTCcagaataatattaaaatcaacgTATTTTCCTGGTCGAAAATCGTCAAGATTTCATTCAAACGGAAACagttttttattcagttaaGAAGAGAACAg TCGGAAAATTATGACACCTTACTGGGGTTCAACATGCAAACATATCgtagttcaaaaaatttatggaaagCGTGTGTTGAACACCACACATTCTTTAGACTTCACAGTCCGAAAATGCGACCACGTCGTTTCCCATTGACCCTCAGCAGCCGTTTTACTTACTCAGGCCGCACTGAGTTCCAAACAGTCGAAGATGGAAAACACCGAGCCCGCGTTGAAAGAACATTCATACG TTCACCAAGCAAACGTCTAGTTCACGGAGTAAACCAAGTGCCAATTGTCGAAGAGAAAGGCAAAGTAGTAAGTGCACCAGCAAGACCTCCAAGACCATACGACAACAAAGTCCAGTCTTTAGGATCCCGAGAACCGCGACAAGCCTGGGTCGAGGGGAATCCCAGTGACGA TGAGGGTGGTTTTTTGTCCCTCAGAGAGGAGATAAACACCCAAGGCGGAGCATTTTCTCCAGTTCTGGGCTCAAGAATTCTCAGTTACGTTGACGACGACACCACTGGCGAGAGAAACATCTACGATTTGCCGGACTACAGCGAGCCGACTAGTTCTCCAGCGCCACAG ATATTGGAAGATGGTTTGGTGACAATAAGACTGACACCAGATGAGCAAGGCCGTTTTGGTTTCAATGTGAAAGGAGGTCTGGACCTTGATATGCCCATCTTGGTGTCTCGTGTTGCGCCAAACACACCTGCTGATCGGTGTTACCCAAAGTTAAATGAAGGCGATCAG GTTTTGTATATAAACGGTATTGACGTCAACGGGATGCTACATGAACACGtggttaatttaataagacaGTCTCGAGACACGGGTAATGGAGAATTGACCTTGACTGTCCGTCCAAATGCACTCTATAATGCACTTGCTGGGACTGATGAGACTTCTGAAGAAGAACCTCCTTACag atatgTACCTGACGCACCGCACGCAGCAGTTGGATCCGATGCTCTGGCCCAATCAATGCTTCTGCTAGCAGACGGACTCGCAAGCGGAGCATTAATTGCTCAATACGAGCAACTTTACCGCAAAAATCCAGAGCTGACGTCCCTTGAGTCCAAAAAAGCCGAGAACCAAAACAAGAACCGGTACCGTGACATCTCGCCCTATGATGTGACGCGAGTGATTTTGATGGGCTGCGTCAACGGCGATTACATAAACGCGAACTACGTCAACATGGAAATCCCCGGCTCGGGAATAATAAACCGGTACATCGCGACTCAAGGTCCCCTGTCTTCCACAGTAGCAGACTTCTGGCAAATGGTCCTCGAAGCCGGCAGCACTCTCGTCGTCATGTTGACGACCCTCGTCGAACGCGGCCGCACTAAATGCCACCAGTACTGGCCTGCTCTCAATGAAACTCTGACCCTAAGAAACCTCATGCTCATTTCAACCTCCGAGAAAATCGAAGACACTTTCGTCTTCCGCGAGTTCATTCTTCGCGACATCAAC ACTGGAGAAGAAAGAGACATAACGCACATGCAGTATTGCGGATGGCCCGACCACGGAGTACCCAGTGACTGGCGCCAGTTCACTAAATTTACCGAGCGAGTTCGCGCCGCGAGAACGGGAATGGTTGAACCAGCAGTCGTCCATTGCTCGGCGGGTATCGGTCGCACTGGAGTCTTGGTGCTTATGGAAACAGCTTTGTGTCTTATTGAAGCCAACCAACCTGTCTATCCACTAGATATCGTTAGATCCATGAGAGATCAACGGGCGATGATGATTCAAAATGCT
- the LOC103579670 gene encoding tyrosine-protein phosphatase non-receptor type 4 isoform X4 — MMCVCVDIKGYRRRLGILSGRWLTHLVQVVDMIESVSRRALSGSSGSYHVRGAELARDRRLKSLAATVVFLDDTQHTFQLDKRAKGQILLDLVFQHLELIEKDYFGLQYTENGAAVCPNSDAMRWLDPSKPVKKQIRSKGGQFFFKVKFYVSDPSKLQEEYTRYQFYLQIRRDILQGKLQLPTSTACLIASYTAQSELGDYHPEEHGPGYLSRLQLIPGQTEEMEKKICELHKLHKGQLPADAEFNFLDHVKRLDMYGVELHKARDSTNKEIQLGVTSIGLVVFQNNIKINVFSWSKIVKISFKRKQFFIQLRREQSENYDTLLGFNMQTYRSSKNLWKACVEHHTFFRLHSPKMRPRRFPLTLSSRFTYSGRTEFQTVEDGKHRARVERTFIRSPSKRLVHGVNQVPIVEEKGKVVSAPARPPRPYDNKVQSLGSREPRQAWVEGNPSDEEEINTQGGAFSPVLGSRILSYVDDDTTGERNIYDLPDYSEPTSSPAPQILEDGLVTIRLTPDEQGRFGFNVKGGLDLDMPILVSRVAPNTPADRCYPKLNEGDQVLYINGIDVNGMLHEHVVNLIRQSRDTGNGELTLTVRPNALYNALAGTDETSEEEPPYRYVPDAPHAAVGSDALAQSMLLLADGLASGALIAQYEQLYRKNPELTSLESKKAENQNKNRYRDISPYDVTRVILMGCVNGDYINANYVNMEIPGSGIINRYIATQGPLSSTVADFWQMVLEAGSTLVVMLTTLVERGRTKCHQYWPALNETLTLRNLMLISTSEKIEDTFVFREFILRDINTGEERDITHMQYCGWPDHGVPSDWRQFTKFTERVRAARTGMVEPAVVHCSAGIGRTGVLVLMETALCLIEANQPVYPLDIVRSMRDQRAMMIQNASQYKFVCEAVHKAYTEGIAKPLIEFSR, encoded by the exons atgatgtgtgtgtgtgttgatATAAAAGGTTATCGACGGAGACTTGGCATCTTGTCTGGAAGGTGGCTGACTCACCTAGTCCAGGTTGTTGATATGATCGAGAGTGTGTCGAGACGAGCGCTGAGTGGCTCCAGTGGGAGCTACCACGTTCGAGGAGCCGAGCTGGCGCGCGATCGGAGATTGAAGTCACTGGCAGCTACTGTAGTCTTTCTTGATGATACCCAGCACACCTTTCAACTTGAT aaacgTGCAAAAGGTCAAATATTACTGGATCTAGTGTTCCAGCACTTGGAACTCATTGAAAAAGACTACTTTGGCTTGCAGTATACGGAAAATGGTGCCGCTGTGTGTCCGAATTCAGATGCTatg aGATGGCTAGACCCTTCGAAGCCGGTTAAAAAGCAGATAAGAAGTAAGG GCGGGCAATTCTTCTTCAAAGTTAAATTCTATGTTTCTGATCCGAGTAAACTGCAAGAAGAGTACACGAGGTATCAGTTTTATCTGCAGATCAGAAGAGACATTCTTCAAGGGAAGCTTCAACTTCCTACTAGTACTGCTTGTTTAATTGCAAGTTACACTGCGCAGT CTGAATTGGGTGACTATCATCCGGAAGAACATGGACCTGGTTACTTATCACGGCTGCAACTTATCCCCGGACAGACTGAAgaaatggagaaaaaaatttgcgagCTTCATAAACTTCATAa AGGACAATTACCAGCGGATGcagaattcaattttctagaCCATGTGAAGCGGCTGGACATGTACGGAGTTGAATTGCATAAGGCAAGG gaCTCAACGAACAAAGAGATACAATTAGGAGTAACGTCGATAGGTCTAGTTGTCTTCcagaataatattaaaatcaacgTATTTTCCTGGTCGAAAATCGTCAAGATTTCATTCAAACGGAAACagttttttattcagttaaGAAGAGAACAg TCGGAAAATTATGACACCTTACTGGGGTTCAACATGCAAACATATCgtagttcaaaaaatttatggaaagCGTGTGTTGAACACCACACATTCTTTAGACTTCACAGTCCGAAAATGCGACCACGTCGTTTCCCATTGACCCTCAGCAGCCGTTTTACTTACTCAGGCCGCACTGAGTTCCAAACAGTCGAAGATGGAAAACACCGAGCCCGCGTTGAAAGAACATTCATACG TTCACCAAGCAAACGTCTAGTTCACGGAGTAAACCAAGTGCCAATTGTCGAAGAGAAAGGCAAAGTAGTAAGTGCACCAGCAAGACCTCCAAGACCATACGACAACAAAGTCCAGTCTTTAGGATCCCGAGAACCGCGACAAGCCTGGGTCGAGGGGAATCCCAGTGACGA AGAGGAGATAAACACCCAAGGCGGAGCATTTTCTCCAGTTCTGGGCTCAAGAATTCTCAGTTACGTTGACGACGACACCACTGGCGAGAGAAACATCTACGATTTGCCGGACTACAGCGAGCCGACTAGTTCTCCAGCGCCACAG ATATTGGAAGATGGTTTGGTGACAATAAGACTGACACCAGATGAGCAAGGCCGTTTTGGTTTCAATGTGAAAGGAGGTCTGGACCTTGATATGCCCATCTTGGTGTCTCGTGTTGCGCCAAACACACCTGCTGATCGGTGTTACCCAAAGTTAAATGAAGGCGATCAG GTTTTGTATATAAACGGTATTGACGTCAACGGGATGCTACATGAACACGtggttaatttaataagacaGTCTCGAGACACGGGTAATGGAGAATTGACCTTGACTGTCCGTCCAAATGCACTCTATAATGCACTTGCTGGGACTGATGAGACTTCTGAAGAAGAACCTCCTTACag atatgTACCTGACGCACCGCACGCAGCAGTTGGATCCGATGCTCTGGCCCAATCAATGCTTCTGCTAGCAGACGGACTCGCAAGCGGAGCATTAATTGCTCAATACGAGCAACTTTACCGCAAAAATCCAGAGCTGACGTCCCTTGAGTCCAAAAAAGCCGAGAACCAAAACAAGAACCGGTACCGTGACATCTCGCCCTATGATGTGACGCGAGTGATTTTGATGGGCTGCGTCAACGGCGATTACATAAACGCGAACTACGTCAACATGGAAATCCCCGGCTCGGGAATAATAAACCGGTACATCGCGACTCAAGGTCCCCTGTCTTCCACAGTAGCAGACTTCTGGCAAATGGTCCTCGAAGCCGGCAGCACTCTCGTCGTCATGTTGACGACCCTCGTCGAACGCGGCCGCACTAAATGCCACCAGTACTGGCCTGCTCTCAATGAAACTCTGACCCTAAGAAACCTCATGCTCATTTCAACCTCCGAGAAAATCGAAGACACTTTCGTCTTCCGCGAGTTCATTCTTCGCGACATCAAC ACTGGAGAAGAAAGAGACATAACGCACATGCAGTATTGCGGATGGCCCGACCACGGAGTACCCAGTGACTGGCGCCAGTTCACTAAATTTACCGAGCGAGTTCGCGCCGCGAGAACGGGAATGGTTGAACCAGCAGTCGTCCATTGCTCGGCGGGTATCGGTCGCACTGGAGTCTTGGTGCTTATGGAAACAGCTTTGTGTCTTATTGAAGCCAACCAACCTGTCTATCCACTAGATATCGTTAGATCCATGAGAGATCAACGGGCGATGATGATTCAAAATGCT